A DNA window from Pseudomonas tohonis contains the following coding sequences:
- a CDS encoding urea amidolyase associated protein UAAP1 yields MTASLALRPTLYEETVPGGGHTSFVLKRGQLLRISDIEGGANVSLLLFNATEKSERLNLPDSLKCQHTAKLTAGHCLYSDMGRVLAAITADSCGWHDSFGGVLNAEEVREKYGQGRYQELRNGFFRNGVDNLLVEMGKWDLNLQDLLMCLNLFSKVTVDADGCFHFAPGNSQAGDYIELYAPMDTLVVLTALQHPMDPDPVYAPKPVQLAWHKVESDGITLLCRTSRAENGRGFHNTERLYI; encoded by the coding sequence ATGACCGCATCCCTGGCCCTGCGCCCCACCCTCTATGAGGAAACCGTCCCCGGCGGCGGCCACACCTCCTTCGTCCTCAAGCGCGGCCAGTTGCTGCGCATCAGCGACATCGAGGGCGGCGCCAACGTCAGCCTGCTGCTGTTCAACGCCACCGAGAAGAGCGAGCGCCTGAACCTGCCGGACAGCCTCAAGTGCCAGCACACCGCCAAGCTCACCGCCGGCCACTGCCTGTACTCGGACATGGGCCGCGTGCTCGCCGCCATCACCGCCGACAGCTGCGGCTGGCACGACAGCTTCGGCGGCGTGCTCAACGCCGAGGAAGTGCGCGAGAAGTACGGCCAGGGCCGCTACCAGGAATTGCGCAACGGCTTCTTCCGCAACGGCGTCGACAACCTGCTGGTGGAAATGGGCAAGTGGGACCTGAACCTGCAGGACCTGCTGATGTGCCTGAACCTGTTCAGCAAGGTCACGGTGGACGCCGACGGCTGCTTCCACTTCGCGCCCGGCAACAGCCAGGCCGGCGACTACATCGAGCTGTACGCGCCGATGGACACCCTGGTGGTGCTCACCGCCCTGCAGCACCCCATGGACCCCGACCCCGTCTACGCGCCCAAGCCCGTGCAGCTGGCCTGGCACAAGGTCGAGAGCGACGGCATCACCCTGCTCTGCCGCACCTCGCGCGCGGAAAACGGCCGTGGCTTCCACAACACCGAACGCCTGTACATCTGA
- a CDS encoding urea amidolyase associated protein UAAP2 has protein sequence MNPTPSDKHPEAAVYTAVIAAGEPFMTEVKAGQTLRLLDLEGNQAVDTLFYSARNPRERYDVQRTLRKQNRVYLGPGSVLWSNLGNPMLSIVADTCGRHDTLGGACAQESNTVRYALGTRYMHSCRDNFLRASLHDGRLAKRDISANINFFMNVPVTPEGGLTFEDGISAPGKYVELLAHMDVIVLISNCPQLNNPCNGWNPTPAQVLVWE, from the coding sequence ATGAACCCGACTCCCAGCGACAAACACCCCGAAGCCGCCGTCTACACCGCCGTGATCGCCGCCGGCGAACCCTTCATGACCGAAGTGAAGGCCGGCCAGACCCTGCGCCTGCTCGACCTGGAGGGCAACCAGGCGGTGGACACCCTCTTCTACAGCGCGCGCAACCCGCGCGAGCGCTATGACGTGCAACGCACCCTGCGCAAGCAGAACCGCGTCTACCTCGGCCCCGGCAGCGTGCTCTGGTCCAACCTCGGCAACCCGATGCTGAGCATCGTCGCCGACACCTGCGGCCGCCACGACACCCTCGGCGGCGCCTGCGCCCAGGAAAGCAACACCGTGCGCTACGCCCTCGGCACCCGCTACATGCACAGCTGCCGCGACAACTTCCTGCGCGCCAGCCTGCACGACGGCCGCCTGGCCAAGCGCGACATCAGCGCCAACATCAACTTCTTCATGAACGTGCCGGTCACCCCGGAAGGCGGCCTCACCTTCGAGGACGGCATCTCCGCCCCCGGCAAGTACGTCGAGCTGCTGGCCCACATGGACGTCATCGTCCTCATCTCCAACTGCCCGCAGCTGAACAACCCCTGCAACGGCTGGAACCCGACTCCGGCGCAGGTGTTGGTATGGGAGTGA
- the uca gene encoding urea carboxylase: MFEKLLIANRGAIACRILRTLRQLDVRGVAVYAEADAASLHIQQADEAHSLGDGPAASTYLVVDKILAVARQSGAQAIHPGYGFLSENAAFAEACEAAGIAFVGPTPAQLRVFGLKHTARALAKAEGVPMLEGTELLESLDAALVVGEQVGYPVMLKSTAGGGGIGMRVCRSASELSEAFEAVKRLGQNNFSDAGVFIEKYIQRARHLEVQVFGDGQGEVIALGVRDCSVQRRNQKVLEETPAPNLPAGMAEALCAAAIQLARAVSYRSAGTVEFVYDSEAERFYFLEVNTRLQVEHGVTEQVWGVDLVRWMIELAAGTLPPLAELAKGLRPSGHAIQARLYAEDPGRDFQPSPGLLTAVRFPEADGRALRIDTWVEAGCEIPPYFDPMIAKLITWAATRDEASVALDRALADTQLYGVESNRDYLRQILVDAPFASGQPWTRCLEHLAYRAHTVEVLGAGTQTTVQDYPGRLGYWAVGVPPSGPMDSRALRLGNRLLGNEAGAAALEITMSGPALRFNTDAVVAVTGAPIPLSLDGQPQPLGTAILVPAGATLALGTIAGAGARSYLCLRGGLQVPDYLGSKSTFTLGQFGGHGGRALRAGDVLHLAPLADRAAGARLPKALYPPLPEVRRLRVIYGPHGAPEYFTPASIETFFATAWEVHFNSSRTGVRLIGPKPEWVRESGGEAGLHPSNIHDNPYAIGAVDFTGDMPVILGPDGPSLGGFVCPVTVIEADLWQLGQLKAGDKVRFEPVDIATARALAKAGDRECTTLRGSEFIRDAGSSQIADESAPRGAAELSSPIVLDLGQDATRLVARLSGDTHLLLEIGAAELDLVLRFRGHALMQALEAEALEGVIDLTPGIRSLQVHYQPETLPLERLLQVVAGLWDGVCAAGDLAVPSRIVHLPLSWDDPACQLAIEKYMTTVRKDAPWCPSNLEFIRRINDLPNLDEVQRTVFDARYLVMGLGDVYLGAPVATPLDPRHRLVTTKYNPARTWTAENSVGIGGAYMCVYGMEGPGGYQFVGRTLQMWNRYRKVAAFDGKPWLLRFFDQIRFYPVSADELLRIRRDFPLGRFPLRIEHSELRLADYQAFLAAEAEGIAAFRAQQQAAFNAERERWIASGQAHFDSEDPAPELGEDAPLDAGQHAIESHIAGNLWQVQVEAGASVKAGDVLVILESMKMEIPLTAPRDGVVREVRVQPGSPVRAGQRVVVLEEA; encoded by the coding sequence ATGTTTGAAAAACTCCTGATCGCCAACCGCGGCGCCATCGCCTGCCGCATCCTCCGCACCCTGCGCCAGCTCGATGTGCGCGGCGTCGCCGTGTACGCCGAGGCGGATGCCGCCAGCCTGCACATCCAGCAGGCCGACGAGGCCCACAGCCTGGGTGACGGGCCGGCCGCCAGCACCTACCTGGTGGTGGACAAGATCCTCGCCGTGGCCCGCCAGAGCGGCGCCCAGGCGATCCACCCGGGCTACGGCTTCCTCTCCGAGAACGCCGCCTTCGCCGAAGCCTGCGAGGCGGCCGGCATCGCCTTCGTCGGGCCGACGCCCGCGCAGCTGCGCGTCTTCGGCCTCAAGCACACCGCCCGTGCCCTGGCCAAGGCCGAGGGGGTGCCGATGCTCGAAGGCACCGAACTGCTGGAAAGCCTCGACGCGGCGCTGGTGGTCGGCGAGCAGGTGGGCTACCCGGTGATGCTCAAGAGCACCGCCGGCGGTGGCGGCATCGGCATGCGCGTATGCCGCTCGGCCAGCGAGTTGAGCGAAGCCTTCGAGGCGGTGAAGCGCCTGGGGCAGAACAACTTCAGCGACGCCGGGGTGTTCATCGAGAAGTACATCCAGCGGGCCCGCCACCTGGAAGTGCAGGTGTTCGGCGATGGCCAGGGCGAGGTGATCGCCCTCGGCGTGCGCGACTGCTCGGTGCAGCGGCGCAACCAGAAGGTGCTGGAGGAAACCCCCGCGCCCAACCTGCCCGCCGGCATGGCCGAGGCGCTCTGCGCCGCCGCCATCCAGCTGGCCAGGGCGGTCAGCTACCGCAGCGCCGGCACCGTGGAGTTCGTCTACGACAGCGAGGCCGAGCGCTTCTACTTCCTGGAGGTGAACACACGTCTGCAGGTGGAGCACGGCGTCACCGAACAGGTCTGGGGCGTCGACCTGGTGCGCTGGATGATCGAGCTGGCCGCCGGCACCCTGCCCCCGCTCGCCGAGCTGGCGAAGGGCCTGCGCCCCAGCGGCCACGCCATCCAGGCGCGGCTCTACGCCGAGGACCCGGGCCGCGACTTCCAGCCCAGCCCCGGGCTGCTCACCGCCGTGCGCTTCCCCGAGGCGGACGGCCGCGCCCTGCGCATCGACACCTGGGTGGAAGCGGGCTGCGAGATCCCGCCCTACTTCGACCCGATGATCGCCAAGCTGATCACCTGGGCAGCGACCCGCGATGAGGCCAGCGTCGCCCTCGACCGCGCCCTGGCCGACACGCAGCTCTACGGCGTGGAAAGCAACCGCGACTACCTGCGGCAGATCCTGGTCGACGCGCCTTTCGCCAGCGGCCAGCCCTGGACCCGCTGCCTGGAACACCTCGCCTACCGCGCCCACACCGTCGAGGTGCTCGGCGCCGGCACCCAGACCACCGTGCAGGACTACCCCGGCCGCCTCGGCTACTGGGCCGTGGGCGTGCCGCCATCCGGCCCCATGGACAGCCGCGCCCTGCGCCTGGGCAACCGCTTGCTGGGCAATGAAGCAGGCGCCGCCGCGCTGGAAATCACCATGAGCGGCCCCGCCCTGCGCTTCAACACCGACGCGGTGGTGGCCGTCACCGGCGCCCCCATCCCGCTCAGCCTCGACGGCCAGCCGCAGCCACTGGGCACTGCGATCCTGGTGCCCGCCGGCGCCACCCTCGCCCTCGGCACCATCGCCGGGGCCGGCGCGCGCAGCTACCTGTGCCTGCGCGGCGGCCTGCAGGTGCCGGACTACCTGGGCAGCAAGAGCACCTTCACCCTCGGCCAGTTCGGCGGCCACGGCGGCCGCGCCCTGCGGGCCGGCGACGTGCTGCACCTGGCGCCCTTGGCCGACCGCGCAGCCGGCGCCCGCCTGCCCAAAGCCCTGTACCCACCGCTGCCCGAGGTGCGCCGCCTCCGCGTGATCTACGGCCCCCACGGCGCACCGGAGTATTTCACCCCGGCCTCTATCGAGACCTTCTTCGCCACCGCCTGGGAAGTGCACTTCAACTCCAGCCGTACCGGCGTGCGCCTGATCGGCCCGAAGCCGGAATGGGTGCGCGAAAGCGGCGGCGAAGCCGGCCTGCACCCCTCCAACATCCACGACAACCCCTACGCCATAGGCGCGGTGGACTTCACCGGCGACATGCCGGTGATCCTCGGCCCGGACGGCCCCAGCCTGGGCGGCTTCGTCTGCCCGGTGACGGTGATCGAGGCCGACCTCTGGCAGCTCGGCCAGCTCAAGGCCGGCGACAAGGTCCGCTTCGAGCCGGTGGATATCGCCACGGCGCGGGCCTTGGCCAAGGCAGGTGACCGCGAATGCACCACCCTCCGTGGGAGCGAATTCATTCGCGATGCGGGTAGCAGCCAAATCGCGGATGAATCCGCGCCTCGAGGTGCGGCCGAGCTGTCGAGCCCCATCGTCCTCGACCTCGGGCAGGACGCCACTCGCCTGGTCGCGCGCCTCTCCGGCGACACCCACCTGCTGCTGGAGATCGGCGCGGCGGAGCTGGACCTGGTGCTGCGCTTCCGGGGTCACGCGCTGATGCAGGCGCTGGAGGCCGAGGCGCTGGAAGGCGTCATCGACCTCACCCCCGGCATCCGCTCGCTGCAGGTGCACTACCAGCCGGAAACCCTGCCCCTGGAGCGCCTGCTGCAGGTGGTCGCGGGGCTCTGGGACGGCGTCTGCGCCGCCGGCGACCTCGCCGTGCCGTCGCGCATCGTCCACCTGCCGCTGTCCTGGGACGACCCGGCCTGCCAGCTGGCCATCGAGAAGTACATGACCACGGTGCGCAAGGACGCGCCCTGGTGCCCGAGCAACCTGGAGTTCATCCGCCGCATCAACGACCTGCCCAACCTCGACGAGGTGCAGCGCACCGTGTTCGACGCCCGCTACCTGGTGATGGGCCTGGGCGACGTCTACCTCGGCGCACCGGTAGCCACGCCGCTGGACCCGCGCCACCGCCTGGTGACCACCAAGTACAACCCGGCACGCACCTGGACGGCGGAGAACTCCGTGGGCATCGGCGGCGCCTACATGTGCGTCTACGGCATGGAAGGCCCCGGCGGCTATCAGTTCGTCGGCCGCACCCTGCAGATGTGGAACCGCTACCGCAAGGTGGCCGCCTTCGACGGCAAGCCCTGGCTGCTGCGCTTCTTCGACCAGATCCGCTTCTACCCGGTGAGTGCCGACGAACTGCTGCGCATCCGCCGCGACTTCCCCCTGGGCCGCTTCCCGCTGCGCATCGAGCACAGCGAGCTGCGACTGGCGGACTACCAGGCCTTCCTCGCCGCCGAGGCCGAGGGCATCGCCGCCTTCCGCGCCCAGCAGCAGGCAGCGTTCAACGCCGAGCGCGAACGCTGGATCGCCTCCGGCCAGGCGCATTTCGACAGCGAGGACCCGGCGCCGGAGCTGGGCGAAGACGCCCCGCTGGACGCCGGCCAGCACGCCATCGAAAGCCATATCGCCGGCAACCTCTGGCAGGTGCAGGTGGAGGCCGGCGCCAGCGTGAAGGCCGGTGACGTGCTGGTGATCCTGGAGTCGATGAAGATGGAGATCCCCCTCACCGCCCCGCGCGATGGCGTGGTCCGCGAAGTCCGCGTGCAACCCGGCTCCCCGGTGCGCGCCGGGCAGCGGGTGGTGGTGCTGGAGGAGGCGTAG
- a CDS encoding ABC transporter ATP-binding protein, translating into MSAFIEVKNLWQAYGDQVVLENLNLKVNEGEFCTLVGASGCGKSTFLRMLLGQETPSRGQLLLDGQPLVAEPDASRGVVFQRYSVFPHLTVLDNVALGLELPRSPLLGRLFGSARREAREQAAAMLAKVGLGHALGKYPAQLSGGMQQRLAIAQALVMKPRVLLLDEPFGALDPGIRKDMHELLLGLWQETRLTVFMVTHDLSEGFSLGTRLMVFDKVRHDPHAPNAYGARITYDIPLNSDRRAARAAVEALPERVTRALQTAPAH; encoded by the coding sequence ATGAGCGCCTTCATCGAAGTGAAGAACCTGTGGCAGGCCTACGGCGACCAGGTGGTGCTGGAGAACCTCAACCTCAAGGTGAACGAAGGCGAGTTCTGCACCCTGGTCGGCGCCTCCGGCTGCGGCAAGTCCACCTTCCTGCGCATGCTGCTGGGCCAGGAGACACCCAGCCGGGGCCAACTGCTGCTGGACGGCCAGCCCCTGGTGGCCGAGCCCGACGCCAGCCGCGGCGTGGTATTCCAGCGCTACTCGGTGTTCCCCCACCTGACGGTGCTGGACAACGTCGCACTCGGCCTGGAGCTGCCCCGCTCGCCCCTGCTCGGCCGCCTCTTCGGCAGCGCCCGGCGCGAGGCCCGCGAGCAGGCCGCCGCCATGCTGGCCAAGGTCGGCCTCGGCCACGCGCTGGGCAAGTACCCCGCGCAGCTCTCCGGCGGCATGCAGCAGCGCCTGGCCATCGCCCAGGCCCTGGTGATGAAGCCCCGCGTGCTGCTGCTCGACGAACCCTTCGGCGCCCTCGACCCGGGCATCCGCAAGGACATGCACGAACTGCTGCTGGGCCTGTGGCAGGAAACCCGGCTGACCGTGTTCATGGTCACCCACGACCTCTCCGAAGGCTTCAGCCTCGGCACCCGGCTGATGGTCTTCGACAAGGTCCGCCACGACCCGCACGCGCCCAACGCCTACGGCGCGCGCATCACCTACGACATCCCCCTGAACAGCGACCGCCGCGCCGCGCGCGCCGCCGTCGAAGCCCTGCCGGAGCGGGTCACCCGCGCCCTGCAGACCGCCCCGGCCCATTGA